The following proteins are co-located in the Lepisosteus oculatus isolate fLepOcu1 chromosome 9, fLepOcu1.hap2, whole genome shotgun sequence genome:
- the pycr1b gene encoding pyrroline-5-carboxylate reductase 1b, whose product MSVGFIGAGQLAHALVKGFTAAGVIATHKITASSPDTDLPTVSGLRKLGVNFTTSNKETVNNSDVLFLAVKPHIIPFVLDEIGPDIQQRHLIVSCAAGVTISSIEKKLLQHRPEPRVMRIMTNTPVVVREGATVYATGTHAEVEDGRLLEQLMASVGFCTEVEEDLIDAVTGLSGSGPAYAFTALDALADGGVKMGLPRRLAVRLGAQALLGAAKMLLDSEQHPGQLKDNVCSPGGATIHALHFLESGGFRSLLINAVEASCIRTRELQTLADQEQISPAAIKKTTLDKVRQQSPQMGAKAGLNLFNNKHPGTKKH is encoded by the exons ATGAGTGTGGGGTTCATTGGAGCGGGCCAGCTGGCCCACGCGCTGGTCAAGGGGTTCACAGCAGCAG GTGTCATTGCCACTCACAAGATCACCGCCAGCTCTCCGGACACAGATCTGCCGACAGTGTCTGGACTGAGG aaACTGGGGGTAAATTTCACAACCAGTAACAAGGAGACTGTGAACAACAGCGACGTCCTGTTCCTAGCTGTGAAACCCCACATCATCCCCTTCGTCCTGGATGAGATCGGACCGGACATACAACAGAGACACCTGATAGTGTCCTGTGCAGCAGGTGTCACCATCAGCTCGATCGAGAAG AAGCTCCTGCAGCACCGCCCGGAGCCGCGGGTGATGCGCATCATGACCAACACCCCCGTGGTGGTGCGAGAGGGGGCCACGGTGTACGCAACCGGCACCCACGCCGAGGTGGAGGACGGGCGGCTCCTGGAGCAGCTGATGGCCAGCGTGGGCTTCTGCACCGAGGTGGAGGAGGACCTGATCGACGCCGTGACGGGACTCAGTGGGAGCGGCCCGGCCTAT GCGTTCACGGCTCTCGATGCCCTGGCGGACGGTGGGGTGAAAATGGGGCTCCCCAGACGACTGGCAGTCCGACTTGGGGCTCAGGCCCTACTG GGAGCTGCTAAGATGCTGCTGGATTCGGAGCAGCACCCTGGCCAGCTGAAAGATAACGTGTGCTCACCCGGCGGCGCCACCATCCACGCCCTGCACTTTCTAGAGAGTGGCGGATTCCGCAGCCTGCTCATCAATGCAGTAGAGGCATCTTGCATCAGGACCAG GGAGCTGCAGACCCTGGCTGACCAAGAGCAGATCTCCCCAGCCGCCATCAAGAAGACCACACTGGACAAGGTCCGCCAGCAGTCGCCCCAGATGGGAGCCAAGGCCGGGCTCAACCTCTTCAATAACAAGCACCCAGGCACCAAGAAGCACTGA
- the LOC102687646 gene encoding myeloid-associated differentiation marker-like protein 2, translating to MDPQGGHYLNISAVASAVGVARLCQLALGCTTLSLVAHQAGYSAAYGTFCMFVWCFCFAVSAVVFALDFTRLHSCLRISWDNFTIAFAMLATLMYVTASVVYPVYFLRSECPAGGCEVRGYRIGVTVCSCLCALAYAAEVLLTRAKPGHVVGYMATVSGLLKIVQAFVACIIFGALVNDSQYGRHIATQYCVAVYSFCFAVTVIVVGVTVSGRTSALRCPFDRFVVIYTFLAVLLYVSAAVIWPVFCFDKKYGQPSRPSGCPRGKCPWDSQLVVAIFTYANLVLYIADLIYSQRIRFVSQTP from the coding sequence ATGGATCCGCAGGGGGGGCACTACCTGAACATCTCCGCCGTGGCGTCCGCCGTTGGCGTGGCCCGCCTGTGCCAGTTGGCTCTGGGCTGCACCACTCTGAGCCTGGTGGCGCACCAGGCGGGCTACAGCGCCGCCTACGGGACCTTCTGCATGTTCGTGTGGTGCTTCTGCTTCGCCGTGTCCGCGGTGGTCTTCGCGCTGGACTTCACCCGCCTCCACTCCTGCCTGCGCATCTCCTGGGACAACTTCACCATCGCCTTCGCCATGCTGGCCACGCTCATGTACGTGACGGCCTCCGTGGTCTACCCCGTCTACTTCCTGCGCTCCGAGTGCCCGGCCGGCGGCTGCGAGGTGCGCGGCTACCGCATCGGCGTCACCGTCTGCTCCTGCCTCTGCGCCCTGGCGTACGCCGCCGAGGTCCTCCTCACCCGGGCCAAGCCGGGCCACGTGGTGGGCTACATGGCCACCGTCTCGGGGCTGCTGAAGATCGTCCAGGCCTTCGTGGCCTGCATCATCTTCGGGGCCCTGGTCAACGACAGCCAGTACGGCCGCCACATCGCCACGCAGTACTGCGTGGCGGTCTACAGCTTCTGCTTTGCCGTGACGGTCATCGTGGTGGGCGTGACGGTCTCCGGGCGGACGTCGGCGCTCCGGTGCCCGTTTGACCGGTTTGTGGTGATCTACACCTTCCTGGCAGTCCTGCTGTACGTGAGCGCCGCCGTGATCTGGCCCGTGTTCTGCTTCGACAAGAAGTACGGCCAGCCCAGCCGGCCTTCCGGCTGCCCCCGGGGGAAGTGCCCCTGGGACAGCCAGCTGGTGGTGGCCATCTTCACCTACGCCAACCTCGTCCTGTACATCGCCGACCTGATCTACTCCCAGAGGATCCGGTTCGTCTCCCAGACGCCCTGA